In Zygosaccharomyces rouxii strain CBS732 chromosome E complete sequence, the DNA window GATTCTCCAGTCTTTTAGCAGGTTCGTTTCATCCATTGTCTGGTCATTTCATTGCCGAACACTTTCTTTTCGACATTGACGAAGCGTTAAAAGGCGGTAAAGAAACTTTCAAGTATAcaaatggtgaagaacAGCAATACTCCGAAGCACAGAAGAATGAGCTAGAAAGTATAAGACCGGAAGTTGAGTTTAAAAGGGAATATGCATTAGAAACTTACTCTTACTACGGAATTTTAAACCTCTTTGTATGGAATGCAGGTCTTCACAACGAACATCATGATTTCCCATTTATCCCATGGTCAAGACTTTGGGCTTTGCACAATATGGCACCAGAATTTTATAAACCACTACCAAGACACGAATCTTGGTGTAAGGCAATCTTTGATTTCGTCTTCAGGGcagatttgaatttttacagCAGAGTTAAAAGAGCAAATCCTCAAATAACCAAGGAGAAGGAACTAAAGAAACAGAAGGAAATGCAAAAATCGAAGTTTTAGtttgttttgtttgtttgAGATTTTAAAGCGCCCAATgatatgatgaagatataACCTAAGATAGTGAAttaatataataataagtCCTAAGTAGTTAATGAATCGTTTGtacgaattttttttttttttttttttttttttttttccatttttccatttttcttATTGCGCGTTCTCCAGATGTTCTCCGTATACTGATATGCGATGCATGCTATGAGGCTGGTATCATTAGAAACCCACAAGAGGGTTTAGCAATTAAACAATTATAAAATGTCATCATTAATTTTCCTGGGTATATATCGATTCGTAGTAACATCACTTAATGTATTCCTTTGTCCCCTTACCATGCGCCAGTATCCTGACTCAAAGTAATTATCataaaatcaaatcatAAGGCCCGCCTATTGGTCTTTAATAAAGATTATCATTAGCTATCAATCGAACCTATCATGTCAAAGCAGTAGACAGTATTTGACAATACCGAACAAACCGAGACTCACTATGGTAAGACAAAAAGTGTGCAACAAAAATGCGTCTCCTTGCGTGATGACATAGAATGGTAAGTGGATGTAAtagttgaaaaaagttttgTGTAGAATTTTGGACCACAGATTTACACGTTCGTTGAGACGTTTATTTCTTTGAGCATTGGTTTCCACATATTCCATGGTATGGCTAGCTGGCATAACGATTGTATAATTTGTATTTTACCGTGGGTATTGTAGCGATCGATTCTGGATAAAGGGAGAAGAAGGAGGtgtagaaaaaaaaaaaaaaaactaaaaaaaaatgtcaaaGGAATGAGTCTATTGGAAGAAGTAAGGCGGTCGTAACAAGGAAGCCCTTAATTGATCACTATTTCCAGTATATCGAAAGTTTTAGTCTGTTTGTCTGTTATGTACTTTGTTATGTAGCTTCTAAGTTCAATTCAAGCTAAGCGAGGCAAAAATTTTTATAGAGTCATAAGTTAGGAAGCAGACCTTTCGAAAACAGACAGAACgacaaaaacaacaacattttattatttataATCTCgtttaatttaatttaatttaatttaatttaattttttattgCTCTGCATCGCATCGCATTACTTTACACCATAATGTATGCTATTCTCCTAATGTCATATGTAATTATTCAATGGTAGCGTTTAAGCAGACGAATAGACGATATCGTTATCCCCAGATTATTAGCCGCTAGCCGACATGGctgataaaaagaatacTTGAACTGTCTTATCTAATCCGATTTTtcttaaatttttcatcccTTCTTgttttattctattttcTTATATTACAGACTTTCTTCACCCATATCAATTCCTCTTAACTAAAATAAAATGCAGTATTTAACCACACCAAACACACCAAGACTCATTAGCGTTAAGAAAAAAGTGTGGAGCCAAAATGCGTCTAATTTTGTCAAACCGTAAAATGGTAAATGGACATAGTAGGCCCAGTACGTTCTGCGTAAGAATTGAGCAACAGGATTTGGATAAATATTCAATCGTTGTGAACGCTGGGCGCTCGTTTCCACATAATACATCGTACTGCGGGAAGTCATATTTACCGCAAGCAATGCTCGAGTATTGTAGGTATAGCAGGTATAGTACTCGTTGTAGTATCGGAGGGTAGTATTGAAATACGGGAAAGCGGGGGAAAAAACTTTGTAATAGCTAGGGGAATTATAGTGTTTTTTCCGTCTTGTTTACTTTGCTTAACTTTCCTTTATTTCAACCAAAGAAGCTCTTCAATAAATATCACCAGTGTCAATGGGAACAGTTGTACTAGTAGAAGAGAAGTATGTCGAGTATTTTATTCCCCTCTGCGCGTTGtgattttaaattttgcTCGGTACGGTGAACCAAACTGCTGagtgaagaaaaagaaaacaaaaggaaaaaaaaaacagcTAATTAACAACTAGAAGTTTAGCTACAATTGCATAATAAGATCTTGTTCCATGCAGCATTCAAGATATTTTTAAATAAGAAAATTATAAGCTTGGCCTTCTGCTGTGCATTCCGAGTTCTGTGGCTGTGTGATGGTTGTTGTAACGAGCCCCGAGATTataaaaggaaaaaaatcttGGCATATCAATGCCGTGTTTTCTTGGCAAACACGATTTGTTGTTTAAGCTGTTACTAATTACACGTGTAGAAGGGAAATACTAGGATATGATCTGGTGAACTCGTTAGTTAGAGGTAAAATTATAAAATTCTGCAATATGTTCAAGGGCGCCTCGGTCTTCGCCAAGTAATAAATCAAATGTCTACTATACGGAAGCATCGGAAAATGGTACAGCTGAAGCGACCGCCGACAATTCGGAAGGGGAAGGAAAGTAGAACATTTGAATGACGATGACGGATACACAGCCATAGTCATTTGGTACTATAATTATTCCTTTTTCTTATCAGGTCCTCTAAAGacagaaaaaattgatcttctCTTCGCTGATAAGGCTGCTTCTCCCTTTACTGCCTCCTTACGAATCTTTTCAAGATCTAAGGATTGGCGTGCTT includes these proteins:
- a CDS encoding uncharacterized protein (similar to uniprot|Q3E790 Saccharomyces cerevisiae YBR058C-A TSC3 Protein that stimulates the activity of serine palmitoyltransferase (Lcb1p Lcb2p) several-fold involved in sphingolipid biosynthesis); the protein is MPASHTMEYVETNAQRNKRLNERVNLWSKILHKTFFNYYIHLPFYVITQGDAFLLHTFCLTIVSLGLFGIVKYCLLL
- a CDS encoding uncharacterized protein (similar to uniprot|Q3E790 Saccharomyces cerevisiae YBR058C-A TSC3), whose product is MTSRSTMYYVETSAQRSQRLNIYPNPVAQFLRRTYWAYYVHLPFYGLTKLDAFWLHTFFLTLMSLGVFGVVKYCILF